agttgttttggtgactaaagtaTCCTTTAAAGGAACAAGATATGATAAAACACCGCTATTCATGCTAAacattccatttatttttttatttcacatgttAACTTAACGAAGTATGAAATACATGAAGTACAGAACATACAGTACAGTATAGCAGCTTTAGTCACTGCTAAGAGGTATTTTGACATTTGCTAAGCATTGCATTAGTTTTGCATTGTGTTGTAAATTAATCTATTCTGATATCATTCTACTTAACACTCCTCTTCTTTGAGCCTAGTCTAGGGCTCAGAAGTTTCACAAACCACTAGCAATTCATGAATGAAAATGTAGCCCTAGTGAGTAGCAATTCACCCCTGCTTAGTGTACCTCAGTTACAATACTGAGTAGAATCTGCATATTTCTTGTGGGCTGCAACACTCATGAATAAGAGGTAGACAATGTAACACTGGAGTCATAATAAACAACAGCAGGAGTGACAAGGgcccctttcatttttttttctttcctgtaaATAACTGTAGAAAATAAAACGGTCTATTTTGGTTCAGTAATGAACGCATAAGACTTAGATGAATATGATTGATATGAACGTCATGAGACATTATCACAAACTAGGCATAAGTCTCTCCTTAGATGTTTCAAATCTGCAAATTTTAGAACATAGCCAGATCCGAAAAGCACCCTAAATGAAAGGAATACTAGAGGTTAAAAAAACTGAGCGAAATGTGCACTTTTATTAAGTTGTACCGTTTcatctgtcaatcagacagccaggaGTGCTTTGTGACCCAGCACAAAGTGGAAGACAATGCTTCTCTCAGAGAATGATTGAAATACATTCTTCTCTATGAGATGCATTGTTGGCGCAGATATTGCCCAGACTTGTAATGCTTTTCTATTGCAAGTATTTTATTGGTCAATAGATAATCAGTGAGTGACTGTCTCGCCTCTGGGTTAGAGAAAAACTAACCCATTAATAATCAGGTATAAGACTCATCAACACTTGACCTCTATAAATGAGTGTATTTATATCTAATGCTGAAGGGTTCTTTTAACCTCGTTTCCATCTTAGCTAATATTGTTTAGAATTTACTTTTCCCCGGTCAATTCTCCACACTTGCCAATTAACAGAATAAACCCCAATAAAGTAATCATAGGTCAACatattttccataaaaaaaattcaaaatccttcctattcattttcatttaaattgTGCATGAGTATTTTCTTTTACATGTAaatcttatttctacacttaattaatatatatgtctTTTTAAAACATAAGTAGTCAGCCATAGAATTTAACCGCCAAATCACCTACCAAAACAGCACCTACACTGCACTATTTGTCTGATTGTTCTCGACTTTTTCGGCCTTTAATACATACTGCTCTATATTGGCAAACAGGCCAAGTTGCATCCCATTAAGAGCAACAGGTGACTCAGTGTAATTGGTTACATTATTTGCTATAAAATATAGATTAATATGACTTTGATTTTTGGCTTGAATTGTGGACTTTGTGTTAATTTCATCCAAATGCTTCTTCCAAATAGTATAATTCTCTGTGTTCGTTTTGTAAAACTGGACTTTAGAACAAGAACCTCCACAGGCGTGAAGCTTGATACTTATATCCacctgaaaaatataaatataccatatcagttcaggtttttaatgtttttttacagtcAAAGTTGCCATATTGAGTCTCCCAACTGCTAATTAAGAAGAATAACCTAATCATCATAACCGATATTTGCTAAATTTGACAAATATAAGACTGGAAAAAGAAGGAGACAGGTGGGAGCAGGTCTGGTATGGCGGTGTGTCAGTAACTGACAGAGTTTGTAAAGGTAAGATCTTTGACAATACAGGTGAAGATAagtacctccccaccccccactctCCACACTCCTCTCACTCCTCACCCTCCTGATTGAGCGGCTGTCACATAGATATCATGATCACATTTCCCAGCACCCAGGATGTTTATGTGAGAAACGCACAATTGTGATTCCCACACCTAAAGGGCCCCAATATGTATAATGCACCTGTAGGTGCAAAATTTGTGAagttccccacacatacacattcacacacacataatcacacacaTTCGTGCACATGCCCACACACAAAtgatatttatttgtttgtttgtttgtttgttttatgaggtccacccagcctccacaCCTTTGCCTGGTATCCTATCCTCAGTGGCCAGTGGGGAACTGTGCTTTGCCTGCACAGCTCCCTTGTGTGCCTAGTATGAACTCTGGGACAAGAGTGGCAAAGACTTCCAGCATCATTATTGGGTGTGTTAGGGAGGTGTGCAGAAACAGCTCAAAGTGCCAAGCCTGTGAACCTTAACATTcttatgaatatatataaatatacatataagaaTATATGTGTTCATTGTCGATGGTTATTTGAGTATCTTGCACGGCATTCTTGGAgttatccacacacatacaccttcTTTACAGTCAGTCTACTATAGGCTAATAATGTAAAAAGAGAAGGTTCACCTCCAGCCTTTTCATTGTCGCCATCTGCTCTTTGAGATCACTCAGTAcattttcaattttcattttttgttcCTTAACTTTCACTCCAAGAGCTGAAAGTCTGTTCCGGAGCAGTTGCCCAACTTCTGCAAAGTTTCTGAAAGCAActgatgtaaaataataaaacaatgattCATGGCATCATATAATTTAATGTGCATGAACATTACTGGATGTAATTGTGGTTGGCAGTGGTTGCATGAATATTATTGTGGCCCTCTTCCACATGCATATTATACTTATCATACCTACCATAAAACATGGCCAGCAAGCAGTTTGTGTTGTCTATCACGAAGGACAATACCACATGTCCCACTGATACAGATCTCCCTCTCTTACCCTCCCACATCGGTTTTAGGAGTATTACTAAAAGCTCAGGAATTTTTAGAACGTGCCTACCAGATTGCAGGGAAGAAAGGTGTGGACTAAACATAGCTGTCAAATGAAGAAAAACATGGAAGTTACAGCAACACCGAGATTCTAAGAAACTCAAAATAAACATTGCCGATCCAATTGTAGCCACACAGGAAGATACAGAGCCACAGAAAAAGGACCACATAGAGCAACTTAGTACATTTGTACACCTACACTAAGTAGAACACAAATGCAAGAAGACAGATTTATTTCCagctacacactaaaacacataaTTACTTATAGTCAGacagtgtagcgttacttaccttgtccaGGGGCCgtccgaggtcctctgttcccggcgcgCTGAGAGCGCCGATGACAGCGGGCGCTGACCGcggaatgcggtcacgtgtcccgcctagctttgAGAGCACGCCGCGCGTCACGAGCACGCTCTCAAAGGGGAACgggagccgaaaatcaaaacggtctcccattggcccctgtcaccccacactccccatacactcacatattgggggcgtggatatgacaggggccaatcaagaataagttgaaggtatttaaacttacctctccctttactccctgccctatcgtggtttctgtttcagttccctttagcgcttgttgtgttcagttgtgttccttcgtattaaccttggctttgtttctgactacattatctctttatccttatctgttctgtttgctggcttgctgtttactgtgtaccagaccccagctagtcctagtttacgctgtctctctgtgcccttgacctcggatagttcctgactctgtctcctctcatatatgtcgagtccggccattctaaggtccggtagacgtatctctcctctgtgttgtcttttgtcgagttgaatcctgcgagttggggtatattttcgttacagataGTAAAAgacacatactcttttacagcTACATTGGAAAACACAAACTTTCATAAGAAAGCAGAATGGAGAGTGGACTGGCCTAGAAGTGCATGACAAGCAACGCAATTTGCATCACTGGAAACTCCCAAAATGGGTGATCCTCCCTTGAAATGCTGAAGGCCCATTCACAGAACGTATATATCAGCCTTGCATAAATATTTAACATAACTGTACAGAAACCACTATTTGCACATTCAGCACAGTGTGAGCTTGCACTGTGCTggctggggacagttccctggtgtccatgGATGTCCCAGCAAGTCCTGTTACTGTTCAGCATTACTAGGGCTAAAAGGTTAAAAGTTCCGAtatgaagagagggaggggttaGGTGGGAGTGTATCCAGCAAGTGAAGTTGTCAATGACTCAATTAGAATCATGGACGGGCCACTAAAGGGAACCTGTTTTGACTTTCCTCACGCTCTGCTCCTGCGCTGCATTGGTCTAACAGAAGTAGGCATTACACTTCTCTAACACCCACGTCTCATCTGCCCTGGCAACTCCTGCTCTCTTCATTGATTTACCCTGCATGGGGACACTTCTTTAAGCAGGACAACCTTGTCAGTCACTCTGTTAATATACTGCCTAGCCAGCGCAAGCAGCGTCATGTAAGGAGTTTTCCAAGCAACCACATCATATGCAATGTTATTGCTATGGATGGAGAGCTGAAGGACCATGTGTCAGAGGTCTCTTCTGCTCTCCTTGTCAATTAATTCTTTGCCACAACATCTATGTTGAAGAactgattgacagctgggagaaAGACCTATTTGAGAATAgatttttctcccaatctatacattttgcCAGttaaactgctagcacaatgaatGGATAAAAGTGTATGTACTTTAGGTTCCCTTTCAGGATGTGTTAACCCAACAGAACAACCAAAAAGTGATGACATGGAAAATGTATATAACTTAGCTAAAAGTAAacttgagtatttttttttttagctaagaACTTTGCAGTTTGGATTAATTCTTTAGAATTGAGTGTTTATTGAATACATTTCAGCAGGACTGCAACAGAGTATGTAGTTACCCTAATAAAGAGGTGTGAGATCTGACTATGCAGTAGCACTGGGAATAAAGAGTAGGATCTCAGTCTCACAAGAGTGTGTCATACAACCGGGAATGTGGAGTAGGAAATAACCAGAATGTAGTAGCACTGGGAATTGGGAGTTTCGCCTTACTAGAGTATGTAGTAGCTGTAAGAAGAAAGATTTGGATTTCACTGGAGTGTGTAGACGTGCTGGGGATGAGACTTGAAGTAGCATTCATCTACATTGCTGCTTCTACTTGGTCTGAGAGGTGTCCAGTTTGTACAAATAGGCATAGATAATGCTAGGCAGAATGCGGACAGCATGCAATGTTTTCTGTTGCTTGTATTCTATTATGAGTTAGTTCAAGAAGCAATATGtatgatttatatttttttaccttaaatgcATTACTCTCCATACAGTGTGATGCCACATTTCTGTTATGATTGTTGTGATATTTAGAATCCATAGGCCATTACTAAAGTTTAATACTATATCTTTACTCCAGATAAATCAGATTCCCTCTAGGATGTGAGTAGGCATTTTATCTTTGAGTGTCACTGTAAATGGTTCATGACTTGCAGGGCTATCACTAAACGCTCAATTGTGAAGAATTGACAGCTGATTTGCAATGTTTCCCCTAAAATAGTTGAATTTGAACAAGTCAGCTAATTTGGTTTATACCTTGTGATTTCATGGTAAATTCTCCCACTTGTCATTGATCCTTTTCTATATGTTTTTCAACTATATGTTTTATGTGCTTTTGACTTTATAGATTACCTTTATGTGGGAAGGTGGGCAGTAGCTTTGTCTCAGAAAATATTTACTATTTAAATTTTccaaatgttaatttttttgcatgttaactTTGGGATGTGTATGCATCTACACAATATTGTGTTAATAAACCTCTTAACGGATGCTTATAAAATTGTGATGtatagttttacttttttttttaaatgtgggctCATCTAGATTAGCTGTAGTAAAATGATTgaattaaatcaaataaaaattttGCATTTTGCTGCTATGTTTACTAGTTGTGAAACAGTAAATACCACATTCTAGAAATCAGGCAGAGGATGAGTCAACAATATCcattcaaagaaaaaataaactaacTTTCGTGAGTGCAGCTAATTTAAAGCTACTTCTTTTTAACACAAACCTTATACTAAAATAATATCTGCTGTGTGAGTGTCCTTGACTCAACTATACTTGCCTTGTTCATTAAGCATGTTTTCTTCAATGGCATCATGCAGTTGTTTTATTCCAGGAAGGGATGATAAATAGATGGTGTTACTTGTCAggcaagatttttttgttttgtccacTCGACTCATGATTTCTTTTCCCAGTTTGGTAATCAGTCCTTGCACCCTACACCCAGATGGGCACCTGATGACCTGCCAACAAGCAGAGCTTTTGTCACTTAAATATCAATGGGCTATGGAAAAGCGATTAAAGGTGATGGTGAAATACCCAAGATGCAATAATCCTTTAGATTGTTTATGCAAATCATGcagaatttgtatttatttgtgtgatatatattaaaaaattttttaacttAAATCAGTTTAACTATAACGGGGTCTCATTTTGATCAGTTTATTTACTCTAACCTCCCCATAAAGGAGGAATGATGTACAAAGAAATATGGTGATGTGAGCAGTTGTGATATAGGTACGTAATTTGTCATGGAAGTTTGTGGACTAGTAGGGCAGGCATACCATTTCACACTGCCATATTGTTTCAGGGTCCAGTTCAAACACAAATGAGAGTTCATTTTATATAGGATCAATATTTAATTTGACTTTATAGCTCTTTAATGTAAAAGGGAGTGCAATGCTGGCAGAGGTGCATGCAAAGTGTTAAATAATATTTCACCTGACTTGTAAAGTTTATTTAACCCACATGTGGTATTTAATACCTGTATAGCTTTACCAGTAATTATTTTATGCCTTGCATATCCATCTTATCCAATTTATATgttaagcagcactgtcaccccaACCCCTGAagtattagtatttcataaagaaatactcattttgactgtgttggaatttcagtgaaattccaacccagtcaagagatatactaagacaaagtagggattagtttgtctcagtatttttcctacacctgacacttCAAGACACTGAAGCACCAGGAactaaagagggcccaccaggaGAAAATAGCAGTACCCGCGATGTACAGGTTCATCTAAGTAGAATTTACCTCAGTCACCAGACCCTCAGTGTCGATGTTTCCATCGGGGGTCTGTGCAAATTCTGCAAATTCCCCAGATAGTGACAG
Above is a genomic segment from Pelobates fuscus isolate aPelFus1 chromosome 6, aPelFus1.pri, whole genome shotgun sequence containing:
- the LOC134614579 gene encoding fibrinogen alpha chain-like, which encodes MSRVDKTKKSCLTSNTIYLSSLPGIKQLHDAIEENMLNEQVAFRNFAEVGQLLRNRLSALGVKVKEQKMKIENVLSDLKEQMATMKRLEVDISIKLHACGGSCSKVQFYKTNTENYTIWKKHLDEINTKSTIQAKNQSHINLYFIANNVTNYTESPVALNGMQLGLFANIEQYVLKAEKVENNQTNSAV